GAACTCGACAGGATCGTGTCGAGGCAACAGCTTCGAGCTTGTGAGACACGACGCTCTCTGCCAAATATCGACGCTTTCCGGGAGATCGTCTCGATCTGCGTCCGAGGGTGACATGAACAGGGTCCTTCCCAGAGTCGAAATCAGCGCCGAGGAATTCGCCGAGCGCCGGCGGAAAGCGACCGTCCAGGCGCGGGAGGAAGGATTCGCGGGCCTCCTTGTCTGCGGCCGCGGCGGCGGCGCCGTCGACCGTTATGGCGACATCGCCTATCTGACCGACCATTACACCTCCTTTCCCTACATACCGGACGTCGAGGGCAAGTGGACGGGCCGCGCCCATTCCTTCCTGATCCTGCCGGTCCGTGCCGATCCTTGTCTCGTGATCGATATCCCCTATCGCGACAAGATCGTCATGCCGGCCGATCAGATCGTGGTGACGGATCTCGTCATCGAATCCACGATCGCCGCCCTCAAGGAGCGCGGCCTCGCTGCCGGCCGGATCGGGCTGGTCGGCAACGACACCATCGCGCTCAACATGTACCGCAAGTTTGTGGCGGCCCTGCCCGGCGTGGAATGGGTCGAGGCCGATCACATCCTGGCAGGCTTGCGCGCGATCAAGTCGCCGGGGGAGATCGAGCGGCTCAAGGCCGCTTCGCGCCTCGGCTCCCGCATGATCGAGGCGATGATGAAGGCCGCGGTGCCAGGCGCCACGCATGGCGAGGTGCTGAAGGCCGGCATGGATATCCTGATTCCCGCCGGCGGCATGCTCTACAACTCCTTCATGGCCTCGGGCACCGGGGGCCAGAACGGCCGGGCCGTCAGGGCGAACTTTCCGACCTGGTCGGCGGAGGAGCCTCTCTCCGAGGGACAGTGGTTCCGCGCCGGCATATCCGGGGTGTTGCAGGGCTACTATTTCGATCTGTCGCGATCCTGCCCCATCGGCCGGACCCAGCCCGAGCAGGTCGAGGCCTTCGAGGCGGCGATTGCCGTCGTCGAGGCCGGCATCGCCGCGATCAGGCCGGGGGCCACGGCCGGTGACGTCGCCGAAGCCGGGATCCGCAAGCAGCAGGAACTGGGTTATCCGCTCACGGGCGTGTTTACCGGCCTCGGTCATGGTGTCGGGCTGGGCTGGGATTCGCCCTGGCTCAATCCGGGCGAGCCGACGAAGCTGGTGCCCGGCATGGTGCTCTGCCTGGAGAAGACACTCTCCCGCAACGGTTATCTGGGGGATTTCGAGGAAACCGTGCTGGTGACGGAGCAGGGCGTCGAACGGATCACGGACGCGCCGATTCGCCGATGGTAGCCGATACCGCCGGGTTGGCGGTGCCGCGCAGGACACCGAACACGCCGTGATCTCGGATGAAAGAAGGTCGCCATGGCGGTGATCTGGGCAAATCGGTTCGCGTAACCCGCCGTCGTTCGCGCTGCTAAAGAGCTGCCGAACTCTCCGAGACGCACCTCTCTTCGCTTTCGCGGCACCTTCCCGCTGAAATCCGCGATTCGCACCAAGCGACGCAATCCCCGACAAGAGAATGATTCCTGTTTCCTTCAGAAAGGGGGCCACGCAGATGTGACCTCTCTCTCACAACAGAGGCTGAAAGAATTCCTATGACCCTCCGCCGGATTCTCGGGCTCCGTTTCGCCCCCGCCATTGCCGCGGGCCTCATTCTCGCCGCGAGTGCCGTCCCGTCCCTTGCCTCGCCCTTGAAATGCATCGTGCTGGTTCACGGCGCCTGGGTGGACGCTTCGGGTTGGAGGCCGGTCTACGACATCCTCACCCGCGACGGCTACGACGTGGCCATGGCCCAGGAGCCGCTGACGTCGTTCCAGGACGATGTCGCCGCGGTCAACCGCCTGCTGGACCTCCAGACCGGACCCTGCATCCTGGTCGGTCACAGCTATGGCGGCTCGGTCATCACCGAGGCCGGTGTGCATCCGAAGGTCGTCGGCCTGGTCTATGTGGCGGCCCATGCTCCCGATGTCGGGGAGAGCGAAGGCGCCCTCGGCAAAACCACGCCCAGCATCACGGCGAAGCAGGAAGGGGCGATCCGCAAGACCGCCGACGGATTCACCTACCTCAATCCCGCCGACTTCCCCAAGGACTTCGCCGCCGATCTGCCGCGCGAGCAGGCCGAGTTCGAGGCGAGGTCGCAGATCCTCACGGCAGCGCAGGTCTTCACCGCGCCGATGACCGTGGCCGCCTGGAAGACGAAGCCGAGCTGGGCCATCGTCGCCGGCGCCGACCGGATCATCAATCCCGACCTCGAGCGGATGTACTACAAGCGCGCCGGCAGCCACACGATCGAAATCGGGGGCGCCAGCCACTCCGTCTATGAATCGCGTCCGAAGGAAGTCGCGGCGGTCATCGAGGAAGCGGCGCAACACGCGCAGAAGTGAGAGTGCCGGCAGCGATCGAACCCAGATTTGTGACGGGAACCTTCAGATGACGGCATGGCGGAAGGCGCAAGAGGCGCGCGATGCGCGCATCGAGGCGGGATCGAAGCTGGCGAACGGCAAGATCGTGGCGGCCCACGATGTCACGGCGCTGCTGGAAGCCGTGATCCGGCCGGGCGACCGGGTCTGCCTGGAAGGCGACAATCAGAAGCAGGCCGATCTCTTGGCCGGGGCTCTGGCCGCGGTCGATGTCGGCAAGCTGCACGGCCTGCATATGGTGCAGTCCGGCGTGGTTCTGCCCGAACATCTCGATCTTTTCGACCGCGGCATCGCGAAGCGGCTCGACTACGCCTATTCCGGCCCCCAGTCGGCGCGTATCGCGAAGATGCTGTTCGGCGGCAAGATCGAACTGGGGGCGGTGCACACCTATCTGGAGCTGTTCGCCCGCTATTTCATCGACCTGACGCCGCATGTCGCCCTGATCGCGGCGGTCAGCGCCGACCGGGACGGCAACCTTTATACCGGCCCCAACACCGAGGACACGCCGACCGTCGTCGAGGCGACCGCCTTCAAGGATGGCGTGGTCATCGCCCAGGTCAACGAGATCCTGGACAAGCTGCCCCGCGTGGACATCCCGGGCGACCGGGTCAACTTCGTGGTGAAGGCGGACAGGCCGTTCTTTGTCGAGCCCCTGTTTACGCGCGATCCGGCCGCCATCACCGAGGGCCAGATCCTGACCGCCATGCTGGCGATCAAAGGCATCTATGGGCCCTATGGCGTCAAGCGGCTGAACCACGGGATCGGATTCAACACCGCGGCGATCGAGCTGCTGCTGCCGACCTTCGGTGAGCGGTTGGGGCTGAAGGGAAAGGTGGCGACCCGTTTCGCGCTCAACCCGCACCCGGCGCTGATCCCCGCGATCGAGTCCGGCTGGGTCGAGCAGATCCACTGCTTCGGGTCCGAAGTCGGCATGGATGCGTATATCCGCGCCCGCTCGGACATCTATTTCACGGGCGCCGATGGCTCGCTGCGGTCGAACCGCGCCTTCAGCCAGGTCGCCGGGCTCTATGCCTGCGACATGTTCATCGGCTCCACCCTGCAGATCGATCTCCAGGGCAATTCCTCCACCGTCACGACTTCGCGCATCGCCGGCTTCGGCGGTGCACCGAACATGGGCTCGGATGCGAGGGGACGCCGCCATCCGAGTGAGCCCTGGTTGCGAGCCGGCCAGGAAGCCGACCCCGACACGCCGGCGGCTTTGCGGCGCGGCCGCAAGCTCGTGGTGCAGATCGGCGAGACCTTCGGCGACAAGAACGTCCCCTGTTCGTCGAGAAGCTCGACGCCCTGGCCCTGGCGGAGAAGCTCAATCTCGATCTCGCCCCGGTGATGATCTATGCCGACGACGTCACCCACATCGTCACCGAGGAAGGAATCGCCAATCTCCTGCTGTGCCGCGACAAGAACGAGCGCGAGCAGGCGATCCGCGCTGTCGCGGGCTATACCGATGTCGGCCGCGGCCGGGATCCGAAGACGGTCCAGCGGCTGCGGGAGAGGGGCACAGTCCGCCGGCCCGAAGATCTCGGTATCGATCCTCTGGACGCGGACAGGAGCCTGCTGGCGGCCCGTTCCATCAAGGATCTCGTCCACTGGTCGGGCGGCCTCTACGCGCCACCCTCGAAATTCCGCAACTGGTAGGAAGGATCCGCGCGATGGAATCCTTGAGCTATCGCCACAAGGCGCAACGTCGCGCCGCCGGCTCCAAACCGATGGCCATCGTCGGCGTAGTGGCCTCGGGCAATCTCGAGGTGCTGGTCGAGCGGGTCCTGCCCGACACGGAGTGCCAGGTGGATATCAGCACCGCGGCCGAAGGATTCGGCACGGTATGGGAAGTGGTCGTCGCCGACTTCGTCGAGCGGCGCTCGCCCGGCGGCCTGAAGCTTTCCATCAATGACGGCGGCGCACGGCCGGACACGGTGGCGCTGCGCCTGGCCCAGAGCGTCCGCTTGATCGAGGCGGATGACCGATGAGCACGCTCCAGCAGGATTCCAAAGACAGGCCGCAGGCCGCGGGTGACGGGACCGCGAGCTGGTATGAGGCCTCGGCGCGGCAGCGGGTTGGATTCCTGCTCGATGCCGGCAGCTTCCAGGAGTTCATCGGGCCGCAGGATCGCGAGATCAGCCCGCATTTGCGTCTGTTCGACCTGCCCGCGCAGTTCGACGACGGCATCGTCGTCGGCCGCGGCAAAATCGCCGGTGCTCCGGTGTTCGTCGCCGCCCAGGAGGGACGCTTCATGGGCGGCGCCTTCGGCGAGGTTCATGGCGCCAAGCTGACGGGGCTTCTGCGCGCCGCGCGTGACGTCAAGTCGATGCCGGTGCTGATCCTGTACGATACCGGCGGCGTGCGCCTGCAGGAGGCCAATGCGGGCGAGCTGGCGATCTCCGAGATCATCCGCGCCCTGCTCGAAGCTCGGACGGCGGGTGCGAAAGTCGTCGGCCTGATCGGCGGCCGGGCTGGTTGCTATGGCGGCGGCGGGCTGATCGCCGGCTGCTGCTCGGGCTTGGCCGTTTCCGAGCACGGCCGCATCAGCGTTTCGGGCCCGGAGGTGATCGAGACCAACCGGGGCGTGGAGGAGTTCGATTCCAAGGATCGCGCGCTGGTGTGGCGCACGATGGGCGGCAGGAACCGCCGGCTGATCGGCGGCGCCGACATGTTCGTCGACGACACGGTGCGAAGCTTCCGCGAGGCGGCGATCCATCTGATCGAGGTGGCGCCGGCTTTCGGGCTCGAGGTGCTGAAGGCCGAGCAGGCCCGGCTGGAGGAGCGGCTGAAGCGCTTCGGTTCCTGCGCCGATGCGCTGGACATCTGGCGGGCCGAAGGCGTCAAGGACGTCGACGCCGTTCCCGCCATGCCCGCCAGGGATTTCATCGCCCTTGCCGACAAGGTCCAGGAGCCGCGCCATGACGCTCGATGATATTCTCGTCTCCCTGTTTCCCGGGGGCCATGACGTCGGCAAGAGCGACGGTTTGCTGCTGGGGTCGGGCTTGCTGAAGAATGGCGGCCGTGCCGCCGTGATCGGCGTTGCCGATCGCACGCCGCTGGGCGTCGACGGGGCGATCCGTCTGTCCGCGCGCCTGCTCGATGTGCTGGAGCATGGCGGCAGCGATCCTATTTTGGTTCTGGTGGACAGCGACAGCCAGCGCATGAGCAAGCGCGACGAGTTGCTGGGGCTGAACGAGTTCCTGGCGCATCTCGCCAAATGCCTGGTCTTTGCCGACATGCAGGGCCGCAGCACGGTGGCCCTGCTCTACGGCCATACGGCGGCCGGCGCCTTCATCGCCACCGCGCTGGCAACCCGCGCCCTGGTGGCGCTGCCGGGTGCCGCACCTGCGGTGATGGACCTGCCTTCCATGTCCAAGGTCACCAAGCTCTCCGTCGAGATCCTCGAGGAGAAGGCCAAATCGACACCCGTTTTCGCACCGGGATTGGACAATCTGGCCCAGACTGGCGCGGTTCTCGCCACCTGGGACGAGAAGGTCTCCCTGGCCGACCAGCTGCAGGCGCTGCTGGCGCGCACGCCGGAGAGCGGGGATCGGCGCGATCGTCTCGGCAAGACCCGATGCGGCCGGCTCAAGGCGGCGGACATCGCGGAGCGCGTGCATGGCCTCGCCACGCGATCGCAATAATCCGAGCCCCCGCCGTCACGATCTGATTTTCGTGTCGCCGGCGGCATGGCATTCGCTGCTGCGGACGCGCGACGATCTCGTCGGAGAACCTCTGGCGGCCGGATGGGTCGATCGCGGCTGGCCCCTGGTTGCCCGTCGCTTCGCGCCCGATGAGGCAAGCGGGCTGGCCGTGGGTCTCCCTTTGCCGCCCTGTCTTGGCAAACGGCGCCTCGCCGCGCTGATGCAGCCCGGCGACATCATCTCGGTCACGCCACCGCCCTTGTTGAGCGCGGCCATCGGCGTGGCGCCCGCGACATGGCGGAACACGCTGGAGCGCGTGGTGGACCTGGCGGCGGCCCATGGCGTGGAGGCCCGCGTCTTCGGCAGCCTGGCCTGGCGCCTGCTGACCGGCCTCGATTATCTGACCGCGGGCTCCGACCTCGATGTTCTCCTGCCGCTTGCGCGCGACGGCGTCCCTTCAGGGTTGATCGCAGGTCTCGCGGCGGTCGAAGCCGCAGCGCCCATGCGCCTGGACGGCGAAGTGGTGCGCGATGACGGGGCCGCGGTGAACTGGCGTGAACTCTACAGCGGGGCACCCGAGCTTCTGGTGAAGACGGCCCGCGAGGTCGCGTTACTCCAAGCGAACCGGTTTCTCGCTCGCGAGGCGCGGTCGTGACGATGGCGCTCACCCTCCGGCCGCTACAGGAGCGTCCGACTGCTGCCAGACCGGTGCGCGTCTATGAGCCCGAGGCCATCGCGGCGATTGCCGTCGAATGCCTTCGGCGCGAGGTGGAGACCTGGCCCAAGCCCGGGCTGGTCAGCCATGTCGATTCCGGAAGCCATGCCGACATGGACGCCGGCACGTTCCGCCGCAGCGCCATCGCGATCCGTCCCCATCTTCGCGCCCTGGCCGAAGCCGGCGCCAGCGGTGTTGCCATGGGACGGCTCCGGATCATCGGTCTCGAGGCCGAGGCGGCCATGCTCGCAGCGACCGGGGGCGTCAATACGCACCGGGGTGCCATCTTCGGATTGGGCCTGCTTTGCGCCGCCGCCGGCGCGGTGTCGAGCGGGCGTGGCGATTCAAGGATGTCCCTCGGTGCCGTCGTCGCGAGCTTGTGGGGCGGCGATATCCTGGACGGGCCCGTGCTCCTGCGTAGCCATGGCAGCGAGGTCGGCCGGCGCTATGGTGCGGGCGGCGCGCGGTTGGAAGCCGCGCGAGGTTTCCCGTCCCTTTACGAGATCGCCCTGCCGGCCCTGCGCAGAGGTGCCGCGATGGTAGCCGACGATTCCGAGGCGGCGCGTGTGCAAGCCTGTTTCGCCCTCATCGCCGCCTTGCAGGACACCAACCTGCTGCACCGGGGCGGCCCCTCGGGCCTGCGTTTCGCTCAGCTTGCCGCTCGCGGTTTTCTCGCGGCCGGCGGCGTCGCTCAGCGCGATTGGCGCGAGAAAGCCCACGCCTTGCACAAGTCGTTCGTCGCGCGCCGGCTCAGCCCGGGCGGGTCGGCGGATCTTCTCGCCATGAGCCTGTTCGTTCAGACCTGCGAAACGAGGTCCGTTCCGTGCCCCATGTAATCCTGATGGCGCTGGCGCCGATTTTCTTCGTCATGGCGCTGGGCTATGTCGCCGGGCGCATGCGGACGATCGACAATCACCATGTCGGCGAACTCAACGCGCTTGTCATGGACTTCGCGTTGCCCGCATCGCTGTTCGTGGCGACCGCCTCCACCCAGCGCAGCGAAATGATCGCCCAGGGGCCGCTCTTCACGATCCTCGGCGTGGCCATGCTGCTGCCCTACCTGCTCTGGTATCTCTGGCAGCGGCGGTTTTCGAAGGCATCCACAGCCGAGGCGGCGGTTCAGGCCCTCACGGTCGCTCTGCCGAATTACGCCGCCGCCGGCCTGCCGATCGCGGCGGCGATCATAGGTCCCACGGGGACAGTGCCGGTGGCGATCGCGATCGCTGCGGGTTCGATTTTGCCCTCTCCGCTGACGCTCGTGCTGCTTGAACTGTCCGATCGAAAAGGTACGACGGAGGCGGGGGGCAGGGCGAAGCGTATCGCGCGGGCGCTGCTGCGCTCGCTGACGAAGCCCATCGTCCTGGCTCCAGTGCTGGGTACGCTCCTCTCCTTGTCCGGCCTCAACCCCGACGCCGTGGCCCGCGCCTCGCTGGTTCTTATCGGGCAGGCGGCGGGAGGCGTGGCGCTGTTCCTGACGGGCCTGATCCTTTCGGCCCAGCCCTTCCGGCTGGACTGGAACGTGGTCGGCGCGACCTTGATGTCGAACCTCCTTCAGCCCCTGCTGGTCGTCGCGATCGTCTGCGCATTCCCGGTCCCTTCGGATGTTGCCAA
The nucleotide sequence above comes from Hypericibacter terrae. Encoded proteins:
- a CDS encoding M24 family metallopeptidase; its protein translation is MNRVLPRVEISAEEFAERRRKATVQAREEGFAGLLVCGRGGGAVDRYGDIAYLTDHYTSFPYIPDVEGKWTGRAHSFLILPVRADPCLVIDIPYRDKIVMPADQIVVTDLVIESTIAALKERGLAAGRIGLVGNDTIALNMYRKFVAALPGVEWVEADHILAGLRAIKSPGEIERLKAASRLGSRMIEAMMKAAVPGATHGEVLKAGMDILIPAGGMLYNSFMASGTGGQNGRAVRANFPTWSAEEPLSEGQWFRAGISGVLQGYYFDLSRSCPIGRTQPEQVEAFEAAIAVVEAGIAAIRPGATAGDVAEAGIRKQQELGYPLTGVFTGLGHGVGLGWDSPWLNPGEPTKLVPGMVLCLEKTLSRNGYLGDFEETVLVTEQGVERITDAPIRRW
- a CDS encoding alpha/beta hydrolase, whose amino-acid sequence is MTLRRILGLRFAPAIAAGLILAASAVPSLASPLKCIVLVHGAWVDASGWRPVYDILTRDGYDVAMAQEPLTSFQDDVAAVNRLLDLQTGPCILVGHSYGGSVITEAGVHPKVVGLVYVAAHAPDVGESEGALGKTTPSITAKQEGAIRKTADGFTYLNPADFPKDFAADLPREQAEFEARSQILTAAQVFTAPMTVAAWKTKPSWAIVAGADRIINPDLERMYYKRAGSHTIEIGGASHSVYESRPKEVAAVIEEAAQHAQK
- the mdcC gene encoding malonate decarboxylase acyl carrier protein, giving the protein MESLSYRHKAQRRAAGSKPMAIVGVVASGNLEVLVERVLPDTECQVDISTAAEGFGTVWEVVVADFVERRSPGGLKLSINDGGARPDTVALRLAQSVRLIEADDR
- a CDS encoding biotin-independent malonate decarboxylase subunit beta, translated to MSTLQQDSKDRPQAAGDGTASWYEASARQRVGFLLDAGSFQEFIGPQDREISPHLRLFDLPAQFDDGIVVGRGKIAGAPVFVAAQEGRFMGGAFGEVHGAKLTGLLRAARDVKSMPVLILYDTGGVRLQEANAGELAISEIIRALLEARTAGAKVVGLIGGRAGCYGGGGLIAGCCSGLAVSEHGRISVSGPEVIETNRGVEEFDSKDRALVWRTMGGRNRRLIGGADMFVDDTVRSFREAAIHLIEVAPAFGLEVLKAEQARLEERLKRFGSCADALDIWRAEGVKDVDAVPAMPARDFIALADKVQEPRHDAR
- a CDS encoding biotin-independent malonate decarboxylase subunit gamma → MTLDDILVSLFPGGHDVGKSDGLLLGSGLLKNGGRAAVIGVADRTPLGVDGAIRLSARLLDVLEHGGSDPILVLVDSDSQRMSKRDELLGLNEFLAHLAKCLVFADMQGRSTVALLYGHTAAGAFIATALATRALVALPGAAPAVMDLPSMSKVTKLSVEILEEKAKSTPVFAPGLDNLAQTGAVLATWDEKVSLADQLQALLARTPESGDRRDRLGKTRCGRLKAADIAERVHGLATRSQ
- the mdcG gene encoding malonate decarboxylase holo-[acyl-carrier-protein] synthase, with the protein product MASPRDRNNPSPRRHDLIFVSPAAWHSLLRTRDDLVGEPLAAGWVDRGWPLVARRFAPDEASGLAVGLPLPPCLGKRRLAALMQPGDIISVTPPPLLSAAIGVAPATWRNTLERVVDLAAAHGVEARVFGSLAWRLLTGLDYLTAGSDLDVLLPLARDGVPSGLIAGLAAVEAAAPMRLDGEVVRDDGAAVNWRELYSGAPELLVKTAREVALLQANRFLAREARS
- the mdcB gene encoding triphosphoribosyl-dephospho-CoA synthase MdcB, which codes for MALTLRPLQERPTAARPVRVYEPEAIAAIAVECLRREVETWPKPGLVSHVDSGSHADMDAGTFRRSAIAIRPHLRALAEAGASGVAMGRLRIIGLEAEAAMLAATGGVNTHRGAIFGLGLLCAAAGAVSSGRGDSRMSLGAVVASLWGGDILDGPVLLRSHGSEVGRRYGAGGARLEAARGFPSLYEIALPALRRGAAMVADDSEAARVQACFALIAALQDTNLLHRGGPSGLRFAQLAARGFLAAGGVAQRDWREKAHALHKSFVARRLSPGGSADLLAMSLFVQTCETRSVPCPM
- a CDS encoding AEC family transporter, coding for MALAPIFFVMALGYVAGRMRTIDNHHVGELNALVMDFALPASLFVATASTQRSEMIAQGPLFTILGVAMLLPYLLWYLWQRRFSKASTAEAAVQALTVALPNYAAAGLPIAAAIIGPTGTVPVAIAIAAGSILPSPLTLVLLELSDRKGTTEAGGRAKRIARALLRSLTKPIVLAPVLGTLLSLSGLNPDAVARASLVLIGQAAGGVALFLTGLILSAQPFRLDWNVVGATLMSNLLQPLLVVAIVCAFPVPSDVAKVAILMAALPSGFFGILFGVKYGVASIEAGSIVIASTVSSIVTLAIAIAMLYPQ